In Mycobacterium sp. JS623, one genomic interval encodes:
- the rplC gene encoding 50S ribosomal protein L3, whose protein sequence is MARKGILGTKLGMTQVFDENNRVVPVTVIKAGPNVVTRIRTPERDGYSAVQLAYGEISPRKVNKPVTGQYAAAGVNPRRHLAELRLDDEAAAGEYEVGQELTAEIFADGTYVDVTGTSKGKGFAGTMKRHGFRGQGASHGAQAVHRRPGSIGGCATPGRVFKGTRMSGRMGNDRVTTQNLLVHKVDAENGVLLIKGAIPGRTGGLVVVRSAIKRGEK, encoded by the coding sequence ATGGCACGAAAAGGCATTCTGGGCACCAAGCTGGGCATGACGCAGGTGTTCGACGAGAACAACCGGGTCGTACCGGTGACGGTCATCAAGGCCGGCCCCAATGTGGTGACTCGGATCCGTACACCTGAGCGTGACGGCTACTCCGCCGTGCAGCTGGCCTACGGCGAGATCAGCCCGCGCAAGGTGAACAAGCCGGTGACCGGTCAGTACGCCGCTGCGGGCGTCAACCCGCGTCGCCACCTCGCCGAGCTGCGGCTCGACGATGAGGCCGCCGCAGGCGAATACGAGGTCGGGCAGGAACTGACCGCCGAGATCTTCGCCGACGGCACCTACGTCGACGTGACCGGCACCAGCAAGGGCAAGGGCTTTGCGGGCACCATGAAGCGCCACGGCTTCCGCGGCCAGGGCGCCAGCCACGGTGCCCAGGCGGTGCACCGTCGTCCCGGCTCCATCGGTGGCTGCGCGACCCCGGGCCGGGTGTTCAAGGGCACGCGCATGTCGGGTCGGATGGGCAACGATCGCGTGACGACGCAGAACCTGTTGGTACACAAGGTCGATGCCGAGAACGGCGTGCTGCTGATCAAGGGCGCCATCCCCGGTCGCACCGGTGGACTGGTCGTGGTCCGCAGCGCAATCAAGCGAGGCGAAAAGTAA
- the rpsC gene encoding 30S ribosomal protein S3 yields the protein MGQKINPHGFRLGITTDWKSRWYADKQYKDYVKEDVAIRRLLATGLERAGIADVEIERTRDRVRVDIHTARPGIVIGRRGTEADRIRADLEKLTKKQVQLNILEVKNPESQAQLVAQGVAEQLSNRVAFRRAMRKAIQSAMRQPNVKGIRVQCSGRLGGAEMSRSEFYREGRVPLHTLRADIDYGLYEAKTTFGRIGVKVWIYKGDIVGGKREATATVPSGADRPRRERPSGTRPRRSGASGTTATSTEAGRAATGTEDAPAVAEATTGTEAAAGDASSSGTTETSTSGES from the coding sequence GTGGGCCAGAAAATCAATCCCCACGGCTTCCGACTCGGTATCACCACCGATTGGAAGTCCCGGTGGTACGCCGACAAGCAGTACAAGGACTACGTCAAGGAAGACGTGGCGATCCGTCGGCTGCTGGCCACCGGTTTGGAGCGCGCCGGCATCGCCGACGTGGAGATCGAGCGCACCCGCGACCGGGTTCGTGTCGACATCCACACCGCGCGTCCCGGCATCGTGATCGGCCGCCGCGGCACCGAGGCCGACCGCATCCGCGCCGACCTGGAGAAGCTGACCAAGAAGCAGGTGCAGCTGAACATCCTCGAGGTGAAGAACCCCGAGTCGCAGGCTCAGTTGGTGGCTCAGGGTGTGGCAGAGCAGCTTTCGAATCGTGTGGCGTTCCGTCGCGCGATGCGCAAGGCGATCCAGTCGGCGATGCGTCAGCCCAACGTGAAGGGCATCCGGGTGCAGTGCTCGGGCCGTCTCGGCGGTGCGGAGATGAGCCGCTCGGAGTTCTACCGCGAGGGTCGGGTGCCGCTGCACACGCTGCGCGCCGACATTGACTACGGCCTGTATGAGGCCAAGACGACCTTCGGCCGGATCGGCGTGAAGGTGTGGATTTACAAGGGCGACATCGTCGGTGGCAAGCGTGAGGCGACAGCGACGGTTCCGTCGGGTGCCGATCGTCCGCGCCGCGAGCGTCCGTCGGGCACCCGCCCGCGCCGTAGCGGCGCGTCGGGTACCACCGCGACGAGCACCGAGGCCGGCCGCGCCGCCACGGGCACCGAAGATGCACCCGCCGTCGCCGAGGCGACGACAGGAACCGAGGCCGCCGCTGGTGACGCTTCGTCTTCTGGGACCACGGAAACGTCAACGTCAGGGGAGAGCTGA
- a CDS encoding MFS transporter → MVDTLALSDQDIDGGVASLSKRARFWLLAVAALDVLLVISSMVALNAALPDMAVQTAATQTQLTWIVDGYTLVLACLLLPAGAIGDRYGRRGALLVGLAIFAVASLSPIVLDSPVQIIVARAVAGLGAAFIMPATLSLLTAAFPKAERNKAVGIWAGVASSGAIFGFMGTGLLLKYFSWPSIFYGFAASALALFIATCTISSSRDETATPLDWVGAVLIGGAVAVFVFGVVEAPVRGWTHPIVWGCMSAGVVLAIVFAFVELKRKHPLLDIRLFGRPDFAIGAVGITFLFFANFGFFFVSMQYMQLILGYSPLQTAFALTPLAVPIMVLGATLHLYLPKVGLRIAVALGLFLIGVGLYFMRFLDAGSAYIDLVWPLLIISAGIGLCVAPTTSAIMNAVPDEKQGVASAVNDTTREVGAAVGIAVAGSVLAAQYHDVLAPTLAGFPDQVREQALDSLANALAIASQMGPQGTKLAELAESAFVHSMDLSLLVVAAALMVAAAFVAVWAPGRDGQQFRFLRRADELSGPVTDHHDGGMRSPAGDGGKHRSVDNP, encoded by the coding sequence ATGGTCGACACCCTCGCGCTATCCGATCAGGATATCGATGGCGGCGTCGCCTCCCTCTCCAAGCGCGCCCGGTTTTGGTTGTTGGCTGTCGCCGCTCTCGACGTGCTGCTGGTGATTTCGTCGATGGTGGCGCTGAACGCGGCACTGCCGGACATGGCGGTGCAGACCGCCGCGACGCAGACACAACTGACATGGATTGTCGACGGCTACACGCTGGTGCTGGCGTGCCTGCTACTGCCGGCGGGCGCCATCGGCGACCGGTACGGGCGCCGCGGGGCTCTGCTCGTCGGGCTCGCGATCTTCGCAGTCGCGTCGCTCTCGCCGATCGTCCTCGACAGCCCGGTTCAGATCATCGTCGCGCGTGCGGTCGCGGGTCTGGGCGCCGCGTTCATCATGCCCGCGACACTGTCGCTGCTCACCGCTGCGTTCCCGAAAGCCGAGCGCAACAAGGCCGTTGGCATCTGGGCAGGCGTCGCAAGCTCTGGAGCGATATTCGGCTTCATGGGCACCGGCCTTCTACTGAAGTACTTCTCGTGGCCGTCCATCTTCTACGGGTTCGCGGCCTCGGCCCTTGCCTTGTTCATTGCCACATGCACGATCTCTTCCTCGCGTGACGAAACCGCCACCCCACTGGACTGGGTCGGGGCGGTGCTGATCGGCGGCGCCGTCGCGGTATTCGTCTTCGGTGTGGTGGAGGCACCGGTGCGCGGCTGGACACATCCGATCGTTTGGGGCTGCATGTCGGCCGGCGTCGTCCTGGCCATCGTGTTCGCCTTCGTCGAACTCAAGCGTAAACATCCTTTACTGGACATCCGCTTGTTCGGTAGGCCCGACTTCGCCATCGGCGCTGTCGGCATCACCTTCCTGTTTTTCGCGAACTTCGGATTCTTTTTCGTCTCCATGCAATACATGCAGCTGATCCTCGGCTACAGCCCATTGCAGACCGCCTTCGCCCTTACCCCATTGGCGGTACCGATCATGGTTCTCGGCGCGACCTTGCATCTGTACCTACCCAAGGTCGGGCTGCGGATCGCGGTCGCGCTCGGTCTGTTTCTGATCGGCGTGGGCCTGTACTTCATGCGATTCCTCGATGCAGGGTCGGCATATATCGACTTGGTATGGCCGTTGCTGATCATCAGTGCGGGCATCGGATTATGTGTCGCACCAACGACGTCGGCGATCATGAACGCGGTTCCCGACGAGAAACAAGGCGTCGCGTCGGCGGTCAACGACACGACACGGGAGGTCGGCGCCGCGGTCGGAATCGCCGTCGCCGGATCTGTGCTCGCCGCCCAATACCACGACGTGCTTGCCCCCACGCTGGCCGGCTTCCCCGACCAAGTCCGCGAGCAGGCCCTCGATTCCCTCGCCAATGCGCTGGCCATCGCTAGCCAAATGGGCCCGCAGGGAACGAAACTCGCCGAACTCGCCGAGTCCGCGTTCGTCCATTCGATGGACTTATCCCTGCTCGTCGTTGCCGCCGCGCTCATGGTCGCGGCGGCATTCGTCGCGGTGTGGGCGCCTGGCCGTGACGGTCAGCAGTTCCGCTTTCTACGCAGGGCTGACGAACTCAGCGGCCCGGTGACCGATCATCACGATGGTGGCATGCGGTCCCCGGCTGGTGATGGCGGGAAGCACCGATCCGTCGACAACCCATAG
- the rpsS gene encoding 30S ribosomal protein S19 gives MPRSLKKGPFVDDHLLKKVDVQNEKNTKQVIKTWSRRSTIIPDFIGHTFAVHDGRKHVPVFVTEAMVGHKLGEFAPTRTFKGHIKDDRKAKRR, from the coding sequence ATGCCACGCAGCCTTAAGAAGGGTCCGTTCGTCGACGACCATCTGCTCAAGAAGGTCGACGTTCAGAACGAGAAGAACACCAAGCAGGTCATCAAGACCTGGTCGCGGCGTTCGACCATCATCCCCGACTTCATCGGGCACACCTTCGCGGTGCACGACGGCCGCAAGCATGTCCCGGTGTTCGTCACCGAGGCGATGGTCGGGCACAAGCTCGGCGAGTTCGCGCCGACCCGCACATTCAAGGGTCACATCAAGGACGACCGGAAGGCCAAGCGCCGGTGA
- a CDS encoding YybH family protein: MPTPDPNGYADQWVRAWNAHDIEAVLGHFSDDVLFTSPVAARVVPESGGVVRGKAALRDYWTAALTKQPELRFDIVGVYRGESALVLNYRNHRGELVNEVLIFDADGLVREGHGTYLGG, translated from the coding sequence ATGCCAACTCCCGACCCGAACGGCTATGCAGACCAGTGGGTGCGGGCATGGAACGCGCACGACATCGAGGCGGTGCTCGGCCACTTTAGCGACGACGTGCTGTTCACCTCGCCAGTGGCCGCGCGCGTTGTCCCCGAAAGCGGGGGAGTGGTGCGCGGCAAGGCGGCGTTGCGGGACTACTGGACGGCCGCGCTGACCAAGCAGCCGGAGCTGCGGTTCGACATCGTCGGCGTCTACCGCGGCGAGTCGGCGCTGGTGCTCAACTACCGCAATCATCGCGGCGAACTCGTGAACGAGGTGCTGATATTCGACGCCGACGGCCTGGTCCGCGAAGGCCACGGCACGTATCTGGGCGGGTGA
- the rplV gene encoding 50S ribosomal protein L22: protein MSITTEYPSAVAKARFVRISPTKARRVIDLVRGKSVDEALHILRWAPQAASEPVAKVIASAAANAQNNEGLDPTTLVVATVYADEGPTAKRIRPRAQGRAFRIRKRTSHITVIVESRPSKEERGGGRSASAARARRAEGSKAAAAKKAPATKAAAEAPAKKAPAKKASGAAKAATSSTAKKSAESKAAKKTEASAEAKEGSE, encoded by the coding sequence GTGAGTATCACGACTGAATATCCGTCTGCGGTCGCGAAGGCACGCTTCGTGCGTATCTCGCCGACCAAGGCGCGCCGGGTCATCGACCTGGTGCGCGGCAAGTCGGTGGACGAGGCCCTGCACATCCTGCGGTGGGCGCCGCAGGCCGCCAGCGAGCCGGTCGCCAAGGTGATCGCCAGCGCTGCGGCCAACGCGCAGAACAACGAAGGGCTGGACCCGACCACCCTCGTGGTCGCCACCGTCTATGCCGACGAAGGCCCGACCGCCAAGCGCATCCGGCCGCGCGCCCAGGGGCGTGCGTTCCGAATCCGCAAGCGCACCAGCCACATCACTGTGATCGTCGAAAGCCGTCCCTCGAAGGAGGAGCGCGGTGGTGGCCGGTCGGCGAGCGCAGCGCGCGCCCGCCGTGCCGAGGGCAGCAAGGCCGCCGCGGCCAAGAAGGCCCCGGCGACCAAGGCAGCTGCCGAGGCTCCGGCCAAGAAGGCTCCGGCCAAGAAGGCTTCCGGAGCCGCGAAGGCGGCGACGTCCAGCACAGCGAAGAAGTCCGCAGAATCCAAGGCGGCCAAGAAGACTGAAGCTTCTGCCGAAGCGAAGGAGGGCTCGGAGTAG
- a CDS encoding TetR/AcrR family transcriptional regulator, with product MTGIGSDPRPAQSRARLLDAATALLRSGGPSAVTIDAVTRSANVARATLYRHFPSANDLVAAAFMRLIPPPPMPPDEGSLRERLIAIVTAWAEMIAEVPTTLTAMAWLSLGPDIGRLPGTQEPGSPEVRSLRERIAEQYSAPFDVIFDGPQVAAELKPVDRTTAFALLIGPLAFGRISTLTEFDYQAVAIAAVDGFLKCFAKAPEIT from the coding sequence ATGACGGGCATCGGTAGCGATCCGCGGCCCGCGCAGTCCCGGGCCCGATTGCTCGATGCTGCGACCGCGCTGTTGCGGTCGGGCGGCCCGAGCGCAGTCACTATTGACGCGGTCACCCGTAGCGCCAACGTCGCGAGGGCGACGCTGTATCGCCACTTCCCGAGCGCCAACGACCTCGTCGCCGCGGCATTCATGCGGCTGATCCCGCCGCCCCCGATGCCGCCGGACGAAGGATCGCTCCGTGAGCGGCTCATCGCGATCGTGACCGCATGGGCGGAGATGATCGCGGAAGTGCCAACGACATTGACGGCGATGGCCTGGCTCTCGCTTGGGCCGGACATCGGCCGGCTACCCGGCACGCAGGAGCCGGGCAGTCCCGAGGTGCGGTCGTTACGCGAGCGCATCGCCGAGCAATACTCGGCGCCGTTCGACGTCATCTTCGACGGCCCTCAGGTCGCCGCTGAACTCAAACCTGTCGATCGGACAACGGCTTTCGCGCTACTCATCGGCCCGTTGGCGTTCGGCCGGATCAGCACGCTGACCGAGTTCGACTACCAGGCCGTCGCGATCGCCGCCGTCGACGGCTTCCTGAAGTGCTTTGCGAAGGCTCCGGAAATCACTTGA
- a CDS encoding cytochrome P450 produces MSTPTMDDAAKVLADPTAYADDARLHAALTHLRANNPVAWVDNPPYRPFWAITKHADIMAIERANNLFLSEPRPLLATAAADDMQKAQLEAGMGLRTLIHMDDPHHRKVRAIGADWFRPKAMRDLKTQTDLLAKRYVDRMRDLGPECDFVTEIAVNFPLYVIMSLLGLPEEDFPRMHMLTQEMFGGDDEEYNKRGGTPEQQLQILLDFFAYFSQLTASRREHPTDDLASAIANGSIDGEPLSDVDTASYYVIVASAGHDTTKDAISGGLLALIENPSELERLRQNMDLMPTAVEEMIRWTTPVKEFMRTAAEDTVIRGVPIAKGESVYLAYVSGNRDEEVFDEPFRFDVSRDPNKHVAFGYGVHFCLGAALARMEMNSLYTELIPRLESIELAGEPELAATTFVGGLKHLPIRYSIK; encoded by the coding sequence TTGAGCACGCCGACGATGGATGACGCCGCCAAAGTCCTGGCCGATCCGACGGCCTATGCCGACGACGCACGACTACATGCGGCGCTGACTCATCTACGGGCGAACAACCCGGTGGCCTGGGTGGACAACCCGCCGTACCGGCCGTTCTGGGCCATCACCAAGCACGCCGACATCATGGCGATCGAGCGAGCCAACAACCTATTCCTGTCCGAGCCTCGGCCGCTGCTGGCCACGGCCGCGGCCGACGACATGCAGAAGGCGCAGCTGGAAGCAGGGATGGGGCTGCGCACCCTGATCCATATGGATGATCCCCACCACCGCAAGGTGCGCGCCATCGGCGCCGACTGGTTCCGGCCCAAGGCAATGCGGGATCTCAAGACGCAAACCGACCTTCTGGCCAAGCGCTACGTCGACCGCATGCGCGATTTGGGCCCCGAATGCGACTTCGTCACCGAGATCGCAGTCAACTTCCCGCTCTACGTGATCATGTCGCTGCTCGGGCTGCCCGAGGAGGACTTCCCGCGCATGCACATGCTGACGCAGGAGATGTTCGGCGGCGACGACGAGGAGTACAACAAGCGCGGCGGCACGCCCGAGCAGCAGCTGCAGATCCTGCTCGATTTTTTCGCCTACTTCTCACAGCTCACGGCGTCGCGGCGGGAGCACCCGACCGACGACCTCGCGTCGGCGATCGCCAACGGCAGCATCGACGGCGAACCGCTGTCTGACGTCGACACCGCGTCGTACTACGTCATCGTGGCCAGTGCAGGACACGACACCACGAAGGACGCGATCTCGGGAGGACTGCTCGCGTTGATCGAAAACCCCAGTGAGTTAGAGCGTTTGCGTCAGAACATGGACCTGATGCCGACGGCGGTCGAAGAGATGATCCGGTGGACGACGCCGGTGAAGGAGTTCATGCGCACCGCCGCCGAGGATACGGTCATCCGTGGGGTGCCGATCGCCAAGGGCGAATCCGTTTACCTCGCATACGTTTCGGGCAACCGCGACGAAGAGGTGTTCGACGAACCGTTCCGCTTCGATGTCAGCCGCGATCCCAACAAGCACGTCGCATTCGGATACGGCGTGCATTTCTGCCTCGGTGCCGCCCTGGCGCGAATGGAGATGAACAGCCTCTACACCGAACTCATTCCGCGGCTGGAGTCCATCGAATTGGCTGGTGAGCCGGAGTTGGCGGCGACGACGTTCGTCGGCGGACTCAAGCACCTGCCCATTCGCTACTCGATCAAGTGA
- a CDS encoding carboxylesterase/lipase family protein, which translates to MLRRLLALAFCVVLAVGCGRGDDGPPKTATPPHPSDPAVVYTATGALRGVVAADHRLFAGIPYAAPPIGSLRWQPPAPAPAWQGVRDATRAGPRCLQDPGGDPEFGRQTDEDCLTLNVWTPPAGRGGGTFPVMVWIHGGAFINGSGGIYDARWLANRGDMIVVTLNYRLGAMGFLAHPALGSPGDVGNYGLADQQAALRWVRDNIANFGGDPGKVTLAGESAGGMSVCDHLVAPDSAGLFRAAIIQSGPCQAQLTLPDAEKASLDYAAELGCGEPQSAAQCLRSMPPDKLREPVWYYRIGADKLSGPVTGTKRLPVDPVAGSADGRAARVPVLIGTNRDEFTLFVALQYLRHAEYTTEQYPQLLAETFGADAAAVEAHYPLQRYGTVPLAYSAAVTDGVFACPSDRMAEAMARTQSVYAYEFNDRDAPTPDPLRTLPFPLGASHSLELRYLFDIGGAPALNPGQQVLSDQMIDYWAHFVRTAEPGGQWPSFGADKKRLSFQPGGSTVISDYDESHQCAFWASVKG; encoded by the coding sequence ATGCTTCGCCGCCTGTTGGCGCTCGCCTTCTGTGTGGTGCTGGCTGTCGGCTGTGGCCGCGGCGACGACGGGCCACCAAAGACCGCGACTCCGCCGCATCCGTCTGATCCCGCGGTGGTGTACACGGCCACAGGAGCATTGCGCGGCGTCGTCGCCGCGGATCACCGCTTGTTCGCCGGAATCCCTTACGCCGCACCGCCGATCGGGTCGTTGCGGTGGCAGCCGCCGGCGCCGGCCCCCGCGTGGCAGGGGGTGCGCGACGCCACCCGCGCCGGACCGCGGTGCCTTCAGGATCCCGGTGGTGACCCGGAATTCGGGCGGCAGACCGACGAGGACTGTCTGACGCTGAACGTGTGGACACCCCCGGCGGGCCGCGGCGGCGGGACATTCCCGGTGATGGTGTGGATCCACGGTGGCGCGTTCATCAACGGCAGCGGTGGAATCTACGACGCGCGCTGGCTGGCCAACCGGGGCGACATGATCGTCGTCACGCTCAACTACCGGCTCGGCGCAATGGGCTTCCTGGCGCATCCCGCGCTCGGATCGCCGGGCGACGTCGGCAATTATGGGCTGGCCGATCAGCAGGCGGCGCTGCGTTGGGTGCGTGACAACATCGCGAACTTCGGCGGGGATCCGGGCAAGGTGACGCTTGCGGGCGAATCTGCGGGCGGCATGTCGGTGTGCGACCATCTGGTCGCGCCGGACTCGGCGGGGTTGTTCAGGGCGGCCATCATTCAGAGCGGCCCGTGCCAAGCGCAGCTGACATTGCCCGACGCAGAGAAAGCCAGTCTCGACTATGCGGCCGAACTTGGTTGTGGCGAACCGCAATCCGCAGCGCAGTGCCTACGCTCAATGCCGCCCGACAAGCTGCGAGAGCCGGTCTGGTACTACCGCATTGGCGCCGACAAACTCAGCGGTCCGGTCACTGGAACGAAGAGGCTGCCGGTCGACCCCGTCGCCGGATCCGCCGACGGGCGCGCGGCCCGCGTGCCGGTGCTCATCGGCACCAACCGCGATGAGTTCACCTTATTCGTCGCGCTGCAGTATCTGCGGCACGCCGAGTACACGACGGAACAGTATCCGCAACTGCTGGCCGAGACGTTCGGCGCCGACGCCGCCGCCGTCGAGGCGCACTACCCGCTGCAGCGATACGGCACTGTGCCCCTTGCATATTCGGCGGCCGTCACGGACGGCGTGTTCGCCTGTCCGTCGGATCGGATGGCCGAGGCGATGGCCCGCACGCAGTCTGTCTATGCCTACGAGTTCAACGACCGCGATGCCCCTACACCCGATCCGCTGCGCACGCTGCCGTTCCCGCTGGGTGCCAGCCACTCCCTGGAACTGCGCTACCTGTTCGACATCGGAGGCGCGCCGGCGCTGAACCCTGGCCAGCAGGTGCTGTCCGACCAAATGATCGACTATTGGGCGCATTTCGTGCGAACCGCCGAACCGGGTGGACAGTGGCCGTCATTCGGCGCCGACAAAAAACGGTTGTCGTTTCAGCCCGGCGGAAGCACAGTCATCTCCGACTACGACGAGTCCCACCAGTGCGCGTTCTGGGCGAGCGTGAAAGGTTAA
- the rplW gene encoding 50S ribosomal protein L23, whose amino-acid sequence MATVTDPRDIILSPVISEKSYGLIEDNVYTFVVHPDSNKTQIKIAIEKIFNVKVASVNTANRQGKRKRTRAGFGKRKDTKRAIVTLAAGSKPIDLFGAPA is encoded by the coding sequence ATGGCGACCGTCACTGACCCCCGCGACATCATCCTGTCCCCGGTCATCTCGGAGAAGTCCTACGGACTGATCGAGGACAACGTGTACACGTTCGTTGTGCACCCCGACTCGAACAAGACGCAGATCAAGATCGCTATCGAGAAGATCTTCAACGTCAAGGTCGCGTCGGTGAACACCGCTAACCGGCAGGGCAAGCGCAAGCGCACCCGCGCCGGCTTCGGTAAGCGCAAGGACACCAAGCGCGCCATCGTCACGCTGGCCGCGGGTAGCAAGCCGATCGATTTGTTCGGAGCTCCGGCGTAG
- the rplB gene encoding 50S ribosomal protein L2 has product MAIRKYKPTTPGRRGASVSDFAEITRDHPEKSLVRPLHGKGGRNAHGRITTRHKGGGHKRAYRVIDFRRRDKDGVNAKVAHIEYDPNRTANIALLHYLDGEKRYIIAPQGLSQGDVVESGANADIKPGNNLPLRNIPSGTVIHAVELRPGGGAKMARSAGASIQLLGKEGSYASLRMPSGEIRRVDVRCRATVGEVGNAEQANINWGKAGRMRWKGKRPTVRGVVMNPVDHPHGGGEGKTSGGRHPVSPWGKPEGRTRKANKPSDKLIVRRRRTGKKHHR; this is encoded by the coding sequence ATGGCAATTCGCAAGTACAAGCCGACGACCCCGGGTCGTCGCGGTGCCAGCGTCTCCGATTTCGCCGAGATCACTCGCGATCACCCGGAGAAGTCGCTGGTTCGCCCGCTGCACGGCAAGGGCGGTCGCAACGCGCACGGTCGAATCACCACCCGGCACAAGGGCGGTGGCCACAAGCGTGCGTACCGCGTGATCGACTTCCGTCGCCGCGACAAGGATGGCGTCAACGCCAAGGTCGCGCACATCGAGTACGACCCGAACCGCACCGCCAACATCGCGCTGCTGCACTACCTCGACGGCGAGAAGCGCTACATCATTGCGCCGCAAGGCCTGTCGCAGGGTGATGTGGTCGAGTCCGGTGCCAACGCCGACATCAAGCCGGGCAACAACCTGCCGTTGCGCAACATCCCGTCGGGCACCGTGATCCACGCCGTGGAGCTGCGGCCAGGCGGCGGCGCGAAGATGGCCCGCTCTGCCGGCGCGAGCATCCAGCTGCTGGGTAAGGAAGGCAGCTACGCCTCGCTGCGTATGCCGTCCGGTGAGATCCGTCGCGTCGACGTGCGGTGCCGCGCCACCGTCGGCGAGGTCGGTAACGCCGAGCAGGCCAACATCAACTGGGGTAAGGCCGGCCGTATGCGGTGGAAGGGCAAGCGCCCCACCGTCCGTGGTGTCGTGATGAACCCGGTCGATCACCCGCACGGCGGCGGTGAGGGTAAGACCTCCGGTGGCCGTCACCCGGTCAGCCCGTGGGGTAAGCCCGAGGGCCGCACCCGCAAGGCGAACAAGCCAAGCGACAAGCTCATCGTCCGACGCCGGCGCACCGGCAAGAAGCACCACCGGTAG
- the rplP gene encoding 50S ribosomal protein L16 → MLIPRKVKHRKQHHPRQRGIASGGTTVSFGDYGIQALEHAYITNRQIESARIAINRHIKRGGKVWINIFPDRPLTKKPAETRMGSGKGSPEWWVANVKPGRVLFELSYPDEKTARDALTRAIHKLPIKARIVTREDHF, encoded by the coding sequence ATGTTGATTCCCCGCAAGGTCAAGCACCGTAAGCAGCACCACCCTCGGCAGCGTGGCATCGCCAGCGGCGGGACGACGGTGAGCTTCGGTGACTATGGCATCCAGGCGCTGGAGCATGCCTACATCACCAACCGGCAGATCGAGTCCGCTCGTATCGCCATCAACCGGCACATCAAGCGTGGCGGCAAGGTGTGGATCAACATCTTCCCGGACCGCCCGCTGACCAAGAAGCCGGCCGAAACCCGTATGGGTTCGGGTAAGGGTTCGCCGGAGTGGTGGGTCGCCAACGTGAAGCCCGGGCGCGTGCTGTTCGAGCTGAGCTACCCCGATGAGAAGACCGCGCGTGACGCATTGACCCGTGCGATCCACAAGTTGCCGATCAAGGCGCGCATTGTGACTCGAGAGGACCATTTCTGA
- the rpsJ gene encoding 30S ribosomal protein S10: MAGQKIRIRLKAYDHEAIDASARKIVETVTRTGASVVGPVPLPTEKNVYCVIRSPHKYKDSREHFEMRTHKRLIDILDPTPKTVDALMRIDLPASVDVNIQ; this comes from the coding sequence GTGGCGGGACAGAAGATCCGCATCAGGCTCAAGGCCTACGACCACGAGGCGATTGACGCCTCGGCACGCAAGATCGTGGAGACGGTCACCCGTACCGGCGCCAGCGTGGTTGGCCCCGTGCCGCTGCCGACTGAGAAGAACGTGTATTGCGTCATTCGGTCCCCGCATAAGTACAAGGACTCGCGGGAGCACTTCGAGATGCGTACGCACAAGCGACTGATCGACATCCTCGACCCGACGCCGAAGACCGTTGACGCCCTCATGCGCATCGATCTGCCGGCCAGTGTCGACGTCAACATCCAGTAG
- the rplD gene encoding 50S ribosomal protein L4, protein MAAKTLKIDVNTPAGKKDGSVELPAELFDVEPNIALMHQVVEAQLAAKRQGTHSTKTRGEVRGGGKKPYRQKGTGRARQGSTRAPQFTGGGTVHGPQPRDYSQRTPKKMIAAALRGALSDRARNGRIHAVTELVEGQTPSTKSAKAFLATLTENKQVLVVIGRADETGALSARNLPGVHILSPDQLNTYDVLKADDVVFSVEALNDYISANTKTGDEPLARRAEATEEVSA, encoded by the coding sequence ATGGCTGCCAAGACTCTCAAGATTGACGTCAACACCCCGGCGGGTAAGAAGGACGGCTCGGTTGAGCTGCCCGCCGAGCTGTTCGATGTGGAGCCGAACATCGCGCTGATGCATCAGGTTGTCGAGGCGCAGCTGGCCGCCAAGCGGCAGGGCACCCACTCGACCAAGACGCGCGGCGAGGTCCGCGGCGGCGGCAAGAAGCCGTACCGCCAGAAGGGCACCGGTCGGGCCCGCCAGGGTTCGACGCGTGCTCCGCAGTTCACCGGCGGTGGCACCGTGCACGGCCCGCAGCCGCGCGACTACAGCCAGCGCACGCCCAAGAAGATGATCGCCGCCGCCCTGCGCGGGGCGCTGTCGGATCGGGCCCGCAACGGCCGAATCCACGCCGTCACCGAGCTGGTGGAGGGTCAGACCCCGTCGACCAAGAGCGCCAAGGCGTTCCTGGCCACGCTGACCGAAAACAAGCAGGTGCTGGTCGTGATCGGCCGCGCCGATGAGACCGGCGCGCTGAGCGCGCGCAATCTGCCCGGTGTGCACATCCTCTCGCCGGACCAGCTCAACACCTACGACGTGCTGAAGGCCGACGACGTGGTTTTCAGCGTCGAGGCGCTGAACGATTACATCAGCGCGAACACCAAGACCGGCGATGAGCCGCTTGCGCGAAGAGCAGAAGCCACCGAGGAGGTTTCGGCCTGA